One part of the Ziziphus jujuba cultivar Dongzao chromosome 2, ASM3175591v1 genome encodes these proteins:
- the LOC132800682 gene encoding putative receptor like protein 25 translates to MEFGHYYERLVVNMKGQLLRYTKTLSLVTMLDLSGNNLSGGLPIEMTNLLGLVVLNLFSGAIPQSLGSLSFLGYLNLSNNELSGPIPDNDHMLTFSASSFVGNVGLCGGPLLVKCPGDDENEKPDKDG, encoded by the exons ATGGAGTTTGGCCACTACTATGAAAGACTTGTTGTAAATATGAAAGGCCAACTTCTAAGATACACCAAGACCCTCTCCCTTGTAACCATGCTAGACCTCTCAGGGAATAACTTGAGTGGAGGTCTTCCTATAGAGATGACAAATTTATTGGGTTTGGTCGTTCTCAACTT GTTCTCCGGTGCTATTCCTCAAAGCTTGGGATCACTCTCATTCCTGGGGTATCTGAATCTGTCAAACAATGAATTGTCTGGTCCTATTCCTGATAATGATCATATGCTCACTTTTAGTGCATCCTCTTTTGTTGGAAATGTTGGCCTTTGTGGTGGTCCACTTCTGGTAAAATGTCCAGGTGATGACGAAAATGAGAAACCAGATAAGGATGGATGA